The Mesobacillus jeotgali genome window below encodes:
- a CDS encoding PRK06851 family protein, whose protein sequence is MSGKILNFFAGGNTARGFYSLYDSSLQDLSRLFILKGGPGTGKSSLMKKIGNEWREKGYDVQFLHCSSDNKSIDGVLIPKLNAGIVDGTAPHVIEPKAPGAVEEYVNLGEAWNSAKLQEHKETILQLSKKISGAFNSAYSLFAEALRIHDEWEKIYIENMDFDKANELTNRLMDQFFGDSTSSEGSGRVYDRFLGAATPVGAVDFVPNLTETVGKRYFIKGRPGSGKSTMLKKLAAEAQSRGYDVEVYHCGFDPHSLDMVIVRELDFAIFDSTAPHEYFPERESDEIIDMYTELITPGTDEKYEAEIKDVGGRYKAKMNEAIASLAHAKELRDQLEAIYIEAMDFAKVDEITSQLQKEIESLGAN, encoded by the coding sequence ATGTCAGGGAAAATCCTGAACTTTTTTGCCGGCGGCAACACGGCCCGCGGTTTTTACAGTTTATACGATTCCAGTTTGCAGGACTTGTCCCGGTTATTCATATTGAAGGGCGGACCAGGAACAGGGAAATCATCGCTCATGAAAAAAATCGGCAATGAATGGCGTGAAAAAGGCTATGATGTTCAATTCCTGCATTGTTCATCAGACAATAAATCAATCGATGGTGTGTTAATTCCTAAATTGAATGCCGGAATCGTTGACGGAACGGCTCCACATGTCATCGAACCGAAAGCACCTGGAGCGGTTGAGGAGTACGTTAATCTTGGAGAAGCGTGGAATTCCGCCAAACTCCAGGAGCATAAGGAAACCATCCTGCAGCTCAGTAAAAAAATCAGTGGAGCATTCAATTCTGCTTACAGCCTATTTGCGGAAGCGCTGAGAATTCATGACGAGTGGGAAAAAATCTACATCGAAAATATGGACTTCGATAAGGCGAATGAGCTGACAAACAGATTAATGGATCAGTTCTTCGGAGACAGTACATCTTCAGAAGGAAGCGGCCGGGTTTACGACCGATTCCTGGGTGCGGCCACTCCGGTTGGTGCAGTCGACTTTGTTCCCAACCTGACCGAGACAGTCGGCAAGAGGTACTTTATCAAAGGCCGGCCAGGGTCTGGAAAGTCGACGATGCTGAAAAAATTGGCTGCGGAAGCACAGTCACGCGGATATGATGTTGAAGTCTATCATTGCGGCTTCGATCCGCACAGCCTGGACATGGTCATCGTCCGCGAGCTCGACTTCGCGATTTTTGACAGCACGGCGCCACATGAATATTTCCCGGAAAGAGAATCGGATGAAATCATTGATATGTATACAGAGTTGATCACTCCTGGTACCGATGAAAAATACGAAGCAGAGATCAAGGATGTTGGCGGAAGGTATAAAGCGAAGATGAACGAAGCCATCGCCTCACTGGCCCACGCAAAAGAACTTCGCGACCAGTTGGAGGCCATCTACATCGAAGCCATGGATTTTGCGAAGGTAGACGAAATAACGAGCCAGCTTCAAAAAGAAATCGAAAGTCTGGGTGCCAACTAG
- the nosD gene encoding nitrous oxide reductase family maturation protein NosD, protein MNRLLILIVGIGVWILSSLPVSADVSLQQLIDETPMNGELILENKQYDGNIEITKPITIIGKKATTIRGDGKGNVVLVKASNVTLKNLIIENGSLNRSSDEEYSGIRTMGEHNQFINLVIHDVYHGLYINSSKHTLVKNVKVTGQGTGKLGSQGNGIQLVRTSNNLIEDCTISKTRDGIYVEYADKNEIRNNYVSETRYGLHYMYSNDNTFYKNRFNKNTGGAAIMHSQNIVLKENQFSFNQGSRSFGLIIQTSTSNTVLDNEFYLNQRGIYLEQSTQNKIEGNKFFHNDIGVELWTTSTSQVFTKNHFEQNIANVLTIGAESYNQWNQNGMGNYWGTELSVLDLDQNQIGDSPVEYRSSLYKLVEDNELAYLFLKSPAIKIYEKINEALSTQKVMVVDEFPLIEKEKESPPWMLLFIPAIAIAGWIFTKKRRSRLS, encoded by the coding sequence ATGAACAGGCTGTTGATTTTAATTGTTGGGATAGGCGTCTGGATTTTATCCTCCCTGCCTGTCTCGGCAGATGTATCCCTGCAGCAGCTGATTGATGAAACTCCAATGAACGGTGAGCTTATTTTAGAGAACAAGCAATATGATGGCAATATTGAGATTACGAAACCGATTACGATTATCGGCAAAAAAGCTACAACAATACGTGGCGACGGCAAAGGGAATGTTGTCCTGGTCAAAGCCTCCAATGTCACGTTGAAGAACTTAATCATCGAAAACGGCAGCCTGAACAGGAGCTCCGACGAGGAATATTCGGGGATCCGCACGATGGGAGAGCATAACCAGTTTATTAATCTAGTTATCCACGATGTTTACCATGGTCTCTATATTAATAGTTCAAAGCACACTCTCGTAAAAAATGTAAAAGTCACCGGGCAAGGCACCGGAAAGCTGGGCAGCCAGGGAAATGGCATTCAGCTTGTGCGCACGTCCAATAACCTTATTGAAGATTGCACGATTTCCAAGACGCGTGACGGCATTTATGTCGAATACGCTGATAAAAACGAAATTCGCAACAATTATGTAAGTGAAACACGGTACGGCCTGCACTATATGTACTCAAACGATAATACTTTTTACAAAAACCGTTTCAATAAGAACACTGGCGGTGCGGCAATCATGCACTCCCAGAACATCGTGCTGAAGGAAAACCAGTTTTCCTTTAACCAGGGGTCCCGTTCATTTGGGCTCATCATCCAGACGAGCACCAGCAACACCGTACTGGACAATGAATTTTACCTGAACCAGCGCGGCATTTATCTGGAGCAGTCCACGCAGAACAAGATTGAGGGAAACAAGTTTTTCCACAATGACATCGGTGTGGAGTTATGGACCACGTCGACATCACAGGTATTCACGAAAAACCATTTTGAGCAAAACATCGCCAATGTCCTGACGATTGGCGCGGAATCTTATAATCAATGGAATCAAAACGGGATGGGCAACTACTGGGGCACAGAACTTTCTGTACTCGACCTGGACCAGAACCAGATTGGTGACTCTCCTGTTGAATATAGATCTTCCCTCTACAAACTGGTAGAGGATAATGAGCTTGCCTATTTATTTTTAAAAAGCCCGGCCATCAAAATCTATGAAAAAATCAATGAAGCCTTAAGCACCCAGAAAGTGATGGTCGTGGATGAATTCCCGCTGATTGAAAAGGAGAAGGAATCCCCACCGTGGATGCTGCTTTTCATTCCGGCAATTGCAATTGCGGGATGGATTTTTACCAAAAAGAGAAGGAGTCGTTTATCATGA
- a CDS encoding ABC transporter permease subunit — MNYIWKEWLEQSRGKGLWLGLAMVMLTSIFLLMEARSYPDELGFDAFLLSLYDMNIYLVPIFALFISSFSIFQEKELKTSMILLTKKESNRSLMLKKTIAIQTVVIGVFVGWYFVLAIAMKWFLQFQLTSFIYFLLTVVVLLLIFNQLGLFLGNITNTKMQLIGATIFTWFLFVFLIDLAFIQYVPSVSYENVKLFSWLYFLDPLHTLRFFLETSLGLFSLNNMSRLMEKMIWMAPWKFLLIDLAFWMILFFELSILFRSKGEKS; from the coding sequence ATGAACTACATTTGGAAGGAATGGCTTGAACAGTCACGCGGGAAAGGCCTCTGGCTCGGCCTGGCCATGGTCATGCTGACTTCCATCTTCCTGTTGATGGAAGCACGCTCATATCCAGATGAACTCGGATTTGACGCCTTTCTTCTCTCGCTCTATGACATGAATATTTACCTGGTACCGATCTTTGCACTCTTCATTTCTTCTTTTTCAATCTTCCAGGAAAAAGAACTGAAGACATCGATGATCCTGCTGACGAAAAAAGAATCAAACCGCAGCCTGATGCTGAAGAAAACCATTGCCATCCAGACCGTCGTCATCGGCGTTTTTGTCGGCTGGTACTTCGTTCTCGCAATTGCGATGAAATGGTTCCTGCAATTCCAATTAACCAGTTTCATTTACTTTCTCTTGACGGTTGTCGTACTGCTGTTGATTTTCAACCAACTGGGATTGTTTTTAGGAAACATCACGAACACGAAGATGCAGCTGATCGGTGCAACGATTTTTACATGGTTCCTGTTCGTTTTCCTGATCGACCTGGCCTTTATACAATACGTCCCATCTGTTTCCTATGAAAATGTCAAACTGTTCTCGTGGCTCTACTTCCTGGACCCACTGCACACTCTGCGCTTTTTCCTGGAGACATCTCTTGGATTATTCTCGCTGAACAATATGTCACGCCTGATGGAAAAAATGATCTGGATGGCACCATGGAAGTTTCTCTTGATTGACCTGGCCTTCTGGATGATCCTGTTCTTCGAGCTCTCGATCCTGTTCCGCAGCAAGGGGGAAAAATCATGA
- a CDS encoding collagen-like protein codes for MSLYFNNFNPYAQNQQFDNDYDFYQQEDMRTFGFPGGPGSAPGGGQAGGPPTTPPPAYVPQEQMTAFAVDPGGIRRCMYRFTYIWLIDGRSFWFYPIFLGRNSIAGWRWSRRRGWVYYGTDLRQIRSFQC; via the coding sequence ATGAGTTTGTACTTTAATAACTTCAACCCATATGCACAAAATCAGCAATTTGATAATGATTATGACTTTTACCAGCAGGAAGATATGAGGACATTTGGATTCCCAGGGGGTCCCGGAAGTGCACCAGGCGGAGGCCAGGCAGGAGGGCCGCCAACCACACCGCCGCCGGCTTACGTGCCACAGGAACAGATGACAGCCTTTGCAGTCGATCCTGGCGGAATCAGGAGATGTATGTACCGCTTTACCTACATCTGGCTGATCGATGGCAGAAGCTTCTGGTTCTATCCAATCTTCCTCGGCCGCAACTCAATTGCCGGCTGGAGATGGAGCCGCCGCCGCGGATGGGTTTACTACGGCACGGACCTGAGACAAATCCGGTCATTCCAGTGCTAG
- a CDS encoding alpha-glucosidase codes for MKHKWWKEAVAYQVYPRSFMDSNGDGIGDLQGMISKLDYLKDLGIDVIWICPMYKSPNDDNGYDISDYQDIMDEFGTMEDFDQLLAETHKRGMKLIIDLVINHTSDEHQWFIESREFKDSPKRDWYIWRDGKDGAEPNNWESIFGGSAWEYDEKTDQYFLHIFSRKQPDLNWENKDVRTALYNMINWWLDKGIDGFRVDAISHIKKEEGLKDMPNPEGVQYVSSFDKHMNVDGIQTFLEELKNETFSKYDIMTVGEANGVSIEEADLWVGEEQGKFNMVFQFEHLDLWDSEKKALDLAKLKNTFTRWQKGLEGHGWNALFIENHDKARIVSTWGDDKKYWRESATALASMYFLMQGTPFIYQGQEIGMTNVQFPSIDDYDDVAIKNLYKIRRENGVPHEEIMDFIWATSRDNSRTPMQWSAADNAGFSTGKPWIGTNPNYKEVNVEAQLQDPDSILHFYKKMIEMKKANEIFTYGTYDLVLEDNEQIYAYTRTMDDKQALIISNLTNEPAAFEFDGFPLESSQLLLNNYKVEEQESLFTLKPYETRVYMK; via the coding sequence ATGAAACACAAATGGTGGAAAGAGGCTGTTGCCTATCAGGTATATCCAAGGAGCTTCATGGATTCCAATGGCGATGGCATCGGCGATTTGCAAGGAATGATTTCAAAACTTGATTACTTGAAGGATTTAGGGATCGATGTGATCTGGATTTGCCCGATGTACAAATCCCCTAATGACGATAATGGCTATGATATCAGTGATTACCAGGATATCATGGATGAATTCGGGACGATGGAAGACTTCGATCAGCTGCTTGCTGAAACGCATAAACGCGGCATGAAGCTGATCATTGACCTTGTCATCAACCATACGAGCGATGAGCATCAATGGTTCATTGAGTCACGCGAATTCAAAGACAGCCCGAAACGCGACTGGTATATCTGGCGCGACGGCAAGGACGGCGCTGAGCCGAATAACTGGGAAAGCATTTTTGGAGGATCCGCCTGGGAGTATGACGAGAAAACGGATCAGTACTTCCTCCACATCTTCTCCCGCAAACAGCCGGATTTGAACTGGGAAAATAAAGACGTCCGTACTGCTTTATACAATATGATCAACTGGTGGCTTGATAAGGGCATTGACGGTTTCCGCGTCGACGCGATCAGCCACATCAAAAAAGAAGAAGGCCTGAAAGACATGCCTAACCCTGAAGGAGTACAGTATGTTTCTTCTTTTGACAAGCATATGAATGTCGATGGAATCCAGACATTCCTAGAGGAATTGAAGAATGAGACTTTCTCCAAATATGACATCATGACAGTTGGCGAGGCTAATGGCGTCAGCATCGAGGAAGCCGATCTTTGGGTTGGCGAGGAACAAGGAAAGTTCAATATGGTATTCCAATTTGAGCACCTTGACCTGTGGGACTCTGAAAAGAAAGCACTCGACCTGGCAAAATTGAAGAATACTTTTACCCGATGGCAAAAAGGCCTTGAAGGCCACGGCTGGAATGCTTTATTCATTGAAAACCATGATAAGGCCCGTATCGTTTCTACATGGGGCGATGACAAGAAATATTGGCGCGAAAGTGCAACAGCGCTTGCATCCATGTACTTCCTGATGCAGGGCACGCCTTTCATCTATCAAGGGCAGGAAATCGGCATGACCAATGTCCAGTTCCCTTCAATTGACGATTACGATGATGTTGCCATCAAGAACCTGTATAAGATCCGCCGTGAAAACGGTGTGCCGCATGAAGAAATCATGGATTTCATCTGGGCAACTAGCCGTGACAATTCCCGGACGCCGATGCAATGGTCAGCTGCTGACAATGCCGGTTTCTCAACAGGCAAGCCTTGGATTGGGACGAACCCGAACTACAAAGAGGTCAATGTTGAAGCCCAACTTCAAGACCCTGACTCCATCCTTCATTTTTATAAAAAAATGATCGAGATGAAAAAGGCCAATGAAATCTTCACATACGGCACATATGATTTGGTTCTCGAAGACAATGAACAAATCTATGCATACACAAGAACAATGGACGACAAGCAAGCCCTGATCATCTCTAACCTTACGAACGAACCGGCAGCATTCGAATTCGACGGATTCCCGCTTGAATCAAGCCAGTTGCTGCTGAACAACTATAAGGTCGAAGAACAGGAATCACTGTTCACCCTGAAGCCATATGAAACAAGAGTGTATATGAAGTAA
- a CDS encoding YjiH family protein — protein MEKPLRKTRSTGDFLAFIIPSLIGIFFFMLPISYDGEITIPIAVLSGWLQELLGGTLPAIMTVIIVLTLIGTLLIKTVRPEILNRNHFLKSLFDVPTIWLIARILGAIFAVMTLFQLGPEAVWSANTGGLLLNDLLPILFSVFLFAGLFLPLLLNFGLLELFGTLMAKIMRPIFTLPGRSSIDTLTSWLGDGTIGVLLTSKQYEEGYYTKREAAVIGTTFSVVSITFSLVVISQVGLAKMFVPFYLTVTLAGVIAAVILPRIPPLSRKQDTYYVEQNNDYDEENIPDGYTPFSWGMAQAVEKASSNKSLKDFFLAGIRNILDMWMGVAPIVMALGTLALIVAEYTPVFQWLGMPFIPLLELMQVPEAKAASETLIVGFADMFLPSVIGADIASPMTRFIIASVSVTQLIYMSEVGGLLLGSKIPVSFGELFIIFLQRTLVTLPIIVLVAHIIF, from the coding sequence TTGGAAAAACCATTGCGTAAAACTAGATCTACGGGGGACTTTTTAGCATTTATCATTCCCTCGTTAATAGGAATCTTTTTCTTTATGTTACCAATCTCCTATGATGGAGAAATCACGATACCGATTGCTGTTCTTTCTGGATGGCTCCAGGAGCTGCTTGGCGGCACTCTTCCTGCAATCATGACTGTCATTATTGTCCTTACTTTAATTGGAACTTTATTGATTAAAACAGTCAGACCTGAAATCTTAAATCGCAATCATTTCTTGAAATCATTATTTGATGTACCGACAATCTGGCTTATTGCCCGGATTTTAGGGGCTATTTTCGCAGTAATGACCTTATTTCAATTAGGACCGGAAGCAGTCTGGTCAGCCAACACAGGCGGCCTGCTGCTCAATGACCTTTTGCCAATCCTTTTCTCTGTGTTTCTGTTTGCGGGATTATTCCTGCCATTATTGCTGAACTTCGGCCTTCTTGAATTATTCGGAACCTTGATGGCCAAGATCATGCGCCCTATTTTCACATTGCCTGGCCGTTCTTCAATTGATACTCTCACTTCATGGCTTGGTGATGGTACGATTGGGGTTCTCCTGACAAGCAAGCAATATGAAGAAGGATACTACACGAAGAGAGAAGCGGCTGTCATCGGGACGACGTTCTCTGTTGTTTCCATCACTTTCAGCCTTGTCGTCATCTCACAGGTCGGCCTTGCTAAAATGTTTGTGCCTTTCTATTTGACTGTGACACTGGCTGGTGTGATTGCAGCCGTCATCCTTCCGCGAATCCCGCCTCTTTCCAGGAAACAGGATACGTACTATGTGGAGCAGAACAACGACTATGATGAGGAAAATATCCCAGATGGCTATACTCCTTTTTCCTGGGGTATGGCACAGGCTGTCGAAAAGGCAAGCAGCAATAAAAGCTTGAAAGATTTCTTCCTTGCCGGAATCCGCAATATCCTTGATATGTGGATGGGAGTTGCGCCAATCGTCATGGCGCTTGGTACACTGGCGCTGATTGTCGCTGAATACACACCGGTTTTCCAATGGCTTGGTATGCCTTTCATTCCGTTGTTGGAGCTGATGCAGGTACCTGAGGCTAAGGCTGCTTCCGAGACATTGATCGTCGGTTTTGCGGACATGTTCCTTCCTTCGGTAATCGGTGCGGATATCGCAAGCCCGATGACAAGATTCATCATTGCGTCCGTATCCGTCACACAGCTTATCTATATGTCTGAGGTTGGCGGTTTGCTGCTAGGATCCAAAATCCCTGTCAGCTTCGGGGAATTGTTCATTATCTTCTTACAGCGCACGCTTGTTACATTGCCAATCATCGTTTTGGTTGCTCATATTATTTTTTAA
- a CDS encoding GNAT family N-acetyltransferase, producing MKVNLEKIKPDKKEVLRNLYSLYLHDLSAYTEGLQINDSGSYEFDSFSLIWEKEGITPSFIKVDEKLAGFVLILEAPFTTKVDKVINDFFILNPFRGKGVAKAAVAEIFSQNKGSYYISELVQNKTAVHFWKKIYQQHGIGFEEHTEVQDGEEVVYQTFVVS from the coding sequence ATGAAAGTAAATTTGGAAAAAATCAAACCAGATAAAAAGGAAGTACTTCGTAATCTATATTCACTCTACCTGCATGATTTATCTGCTTATACAGAAGGTTTGCAGATCAATGATTCCGGCAGTTATGAATTCGATTCATTTTCGTTAATTTGGGAAAAAGAAGGGATCACTCCATCCTTCATTAAAGTCGATGAAAAACTGGCAGGCTTTGTTTTGATCCTCGAAGCACCTTTTACGACAAAAGTAGATAAAGTGATCAATGACTTCTTCATCCTCAATCCATTCCGCGGAAAAGGAGTCGCAAAAGCAGCAGTAGCTGAAATATTTAGTCAGAACAAAGGAAGCTATTACATCTCCGAGCTTGTCCAGAACAAAACCGCAGTCCATTTTTGGAAAAAGATCTACCAGCAGCATGGAATCGGATTTGAAGAACACACAGAAGTGCAGGACGGGGAAGAGGTTGTTTATCAGACGTTTGTTGTTAGTTAG
- the nosZ gene encoding Sec-dependent nitrous-oxide reductase, which produces MKKWVPAASGLLAGFMAATVFFADFSTGPKGTASNDNNANKSNAEKVYVPYGELDEYYMLSSGGHSGQLFVYGLPSMRKIRTVPVFSPDPATGYGFDTKTKEMLGGYTWGDFHHPAISETNGEYDGKFVFANDVANNRIGVVDLSNFHTADIMEMPNMGGPHAGTFVTQNTEYIVMPTRFSVPIGKEYAPLDEFEEKYKGVVSMVTFDQEKKKLDMSYQIMLPPWSYDLSDAGKKVSGDWIVMTTYNTEFATTNNEINASQNDRDYIVLLNWKELEKKVAAGEYEEVNGAKMIDPRKHKGSIYAVPVAKSPHGVDVTPDGTRFIASGKLAPLMTVFSFEKAFEAIKSGDFETEKFGIPVLPYDKIVEREVDPPGALGPLHTQFDDRGNAYNTMFISSEIVKWKIDTGEILDRTPVHYSPGHSTATEGDTASPDGKWIVSLNKIAKDNFLSVGPSHPESMELIDISGDKMSLTYTAPVDPEPHYAQTIHRDKIKTIKIYEKDEKREHSVWKQEDTRIERKGNEVHVYGIAMRSKFVFDAKAKRPDEIKVNQGDKVIIHLTNIDLDQDITHGFGIMDHDLNYEVQPGQTSTIEFTAEKAGTFPIYCTNFCSALHQEMSGYLLVEPK; this is translated from the coding sequence ATGAAAAAATGGGTTCCCGCAGCTTCCGGGCTGCTAGCCGGCTTCATGGCGGCGACGGTATTTTTTGCTGATTTTTCAACAGGGCCTAAAGGGACAGCAAGCAATGACAACAACGCAAACAAGTCTAATGCTGAAAAAGTGTATGTTCCTTATGGCGAGCTAGACGAGTATTACATGCTTTCATCAGGCGGCCACTCAGGCCAGCTATTTGTTTACGGACTGCCTTCAATGAGGAAGATCCGTACTGTGCCTGTATTCTCTCCAGATCCTGCAACAGGATATGGCTTTGACACGAAGACGAAAGAAATGCTTGGCGGCTATACATGGGGTGATTTCCACCACCCGGCCATTTCTGAGACAAATGGTGAATATGATGGCAAATTCGTGTTTGCCAATGACGTTGCCAACAACCGGATCGGGGTTGTCGACTTAAGCAACTTCCATACAGCAGACATCATGGAAATGCCAAACATGGGCGGACCGCACGCAGGTACTTTCGTCACTCAGAATACGGAATACATCGTCATGCCTACCCGCTTCTCGGTGCCGATTGGAAAAGAGTATGCTCCACTCGATGAATTTGAGGAGAAATACAAAGGTGTCGTATCCATGGTGACATTCGACCAGGAAAAAAAGAAGCTCGATATGTCTTACCAAATCATGCTTCCGCCATGGTCCTATGACCTTTCTGACGCTGGTAAAAAGGTGTCTGGCGACTGGATTGTCATGACGACTTACAACACAGAATTCGCGACGACCAATAACGAAATCAATGCATCACAAAATGACCGAGACTACATCGTCCTTCTTAACTGGAAAGAGCTTGAGAAGAAAGTGGCAGCTGGTGAATATGAGGAAGTCAATGGCGCAAAAATGATTGACCCTCGCAAACACAAGGGATCAATTTATGCAGTACCTGTAGCGAAGTCACCGCACGGCGTTGACGTCACTCCGGACGGAACACGCTTCATCGCGTCTGGTAAGCTTGCACCGTTAATGACTGTCTTCTCTTTCGAAAAAGCATTTGAAGCAATCAAATCCGGCGACTTCGAAACAGAAAAATTCGGAATTCCGGTCCTGCCTTATGACAAGATTGTAGAACGTGAAGTCGATCCTCCAGGAGCATTAGGGCCGCTTCACACTCAATTTGACGACAGAGGCAATGCGTACAATACAATGTTCATTTCATCTGAAATTGTCAAATGGAAAATCGATACTGGCGAAATTTTAGACCGTACACCTGTCCACTATTCACCAGGACACTCAACTGCCACTGAGGGTGACACTGCTTCTCCAGATGGCAAATGGATTGTTTCCTTAAATAAAATCGCGAAGGACAATTTCTTATCTGTTGGACCTTCACATCCTGAATCAATGGAATTGATCGATATCTCCGGTGACAAGATGTCCCTGACATACACGGCTCCGGTTGATCCAGAACCGCACTATGCGCAGACGATTCATCGCGACAAGATCAAGACAATCAAGATTTACGAAAAAGATGAAAAACGTGAGCACTCCGTCTGGAAGCAGGAAGACACCCGCATCGAACGGAAAGGCAATGAAGTCCATGTATACGGTATCGCCATGCGTTCCAAGTTCGTCTTCGATGCAAAAGCGAAGCGCCCGGATGAAATCAAAGTCAACCAGGGCGACAAGGTCATCATCCACCTGACAAACATCGACCTTGACCAGGATATCACCCACGGCTTCGGCATCATGGACCACGACCTGAACTACGAAGTCCAGCCTGGCCAGACGAGCACAATCGAATTTACCGCTGAAAAAGCTGGTACATTCCCAATTTACTGCACAAACTTCTGCTCTGCCCTTCACCAGGAAATGAGCGGCTATCTGTTAGTTGAACCGAAATAA
- a CDS encoding cytochrome C: protein MNKPIIHFIISAVLGLGIGYIAFDVIPASDGQEKEVTAVNEPSSSEAPAKEEKESADTTSAAAGEENILQTKGCLGCHSVEALNLTGGATGPDLSDAFTNVEGKHGKPVEEFLKEPTSAVMSGVIGGNPLTEEEIKQVVEILKEASEK, encoded by the coding sequence GTGAATAAACCTATTATCCATTTCATCATCAGTGCTGTTCTTGGACTCGGAATTGGTTATATAGCCTTCGATGTCATTCCTGCAAGCGACGGCCAGGAAAAAGAAGTCACAGCTGTCAATGAGCCTTCGAGTAGTGAAGCTCCTGCCAAGGAAGAAAAAGAGTCGGCTGATACTACTTCCGCTGCCGCTGGTGAGGAGAATATCCTTCAAACAAAAGGCTGCCTTGGCTGCCACTCTGTAGAAGCCTTGAATCTTACAGGCGGAGCAACAGGTCCAGATCTTTCCGATGCCTTCACCAATGTGGAAGGCAAACACGGCAAACCAGTTGAAGAATTCCTTAAAGAACCTACCTCAGCAGTCATGTCCGGCGTAATCGGCGGCAACCCGCTGACGGAGGAAGAAATAAAGCAAGTTGTAGAAATTTTGAAGGAAGCGTCTGAAAAATAA